The Mus pahari unplaced genomic scaffold, PAHARI_EIJ_v1.1 scaffold_14388_1, whole genome shotgun sequence nucleotide sequence GGAGAGTATTAAAAAGCATAAGAAAGATACACAAATACAGAGTAGAGTGAAAATGGAATTAAACGTACAATCTTTCTAtatgttttaggaaaaaatgaaacaaactagttttgaaatgaaacatttacaaaaatattgaaagttaTACATGTCATGAAATGAGTCATTAAAGAACATCAGGagtatatatatttcttctccTAAGTTTGATTCACAATGATTCCGTTCTAAAAATCTGTTCTGGAGGAACacagaaaacattaattttattattaagtaggtgttttactgaaaacatttcattaagttTATCAAAACTTCCATAAGCTAATAGCCACAAAATTCTCTCAATATGTAAAGGAATTTACATCGCCCATAGTAACGAGAATTTcataaaaagcagagaaatgatTAGAGAGTTAATTCCCACTAACATTTCTGTAACATCCACAATAACATCTGTGAGATTTTCTTGTCAACAAAAATGAGAGggtttggaaaaaaataagaaatgttttgaACAATTATTCAGTGGTATCCAATGAAGATCACATGAGAAGAAAAAATTACATACATCTAAGACTACCAACAATTTATACAAGAAATTCAATGagcaatatcttttaaaaattgaattcacATAATCTATTGGAAACTTTTTTGTGAACTAGTGTAAAAAGTGAATTATGTTTGCAGTATAATTTGGTATTCTCAAGATCTAAATGTAAGTTTCaactatattataaaatataaataaaaataggttaaaaagaaaatgtgaacaaGTCAATGTATAGTAAAATAGATGAGCTTTAGTAATATGGTTTActgcatattttcattatcaATTTGACAAATCAACATTTATGggataaaagaaaaccaaatgttTTCAATGGATGGATTGTAGACAAGCCTCTTGGACATATGGTGGTTAGTGATTGCTGTGGGCTGGACAGTCTCACTGGACAATTGCAATCTCTGAGGTGGTGATCAGGAGTTACATAACAAAGGTTGAGGAATATGGTAGAGGCGGGAATGGCAAAACCACACACCAATGTATTCACATTCAGTTCTTACCTCCTTATCCCACCTACACTTCCTGCCTGGTTTGCTCAGTGATTTGTTAATAATGTGCAATGTGAAAAACACATGTTTCTCCAGAAGGCCAGGAGGGTTTTTCCTCATGTTTTTTTATGAAAAGAGTATAAATCCTAACTTCCTAACTTGTGTAATTATTCATTTTAGAATTTATGTTTCTCTGTACACTAAATAGCAATGGAAGTTGATTGTAATAACAATGCAATAAGTTTGAACTCTATAATATATTAGGGTAAAGAGAAACCTTGACCATGGATTTGTAACCAAATTCATTTCTTCCAGGTGTGGATCAGTGTGTGCGCTGTCCAGAAACTCATTATGCAAGTGTAGAAAAGAGACATTGCCTGAAGAAAACTGTAACCTTTCTGTCCTATAATGATCCCTTGGGGAAGGGAATCACACTTCTGTCCCTTGGATTCTCAACAGTCACAGCTCTTGTTATTTGGGTATTTGTAGACCACAGAGGCACTCCAATTATAAAGGCCAATAATAGATCTCTCAGTTACATTCTGCTCATCactctcctcctctgtttcctctgtCCATTGCTCTTCATTGGCCTTCCAAATACAGCAACGTGTATAATGCAACAGTACATGTTTGGACTTCTGTTCACTGTGGCCCTGTCCACTGTGTTGGCCAAAACCATCACTGTAGTTATGGCCTTCAAGATTACTGCTCCAGGAAGAAAGATAAGATGGTTGCTGACATCACAAGTTCCTAAATTTGTCATACCAATTTGTACCCTGATACAAGTTCTTCTCTCTGTTATATGGCTGGGGACATCTCCTCCATTTATTGACAAGGATTATCACTCTGAACATGGACACATCATCATTCTTTGCAACAAGGGCTCATATATTGACTTCTATGGCACTCTGGCCTACCTGGGAATCATGGCCTTTGGTAGTTACTTCTTGGCTTTCTTGTCCAGGAGATTGCCTGACAGATTTAATGAATCTAAGTCTCTGTCTTTCAGCATGCTTGTGTTCTGCAGTATATGGGTCATGTTCCTCCCTGTCTACCACAGCACCTCTGGGAAGGTAATGGTGGCTATGGAAATGTTCTCTATTTTGGCTTCCAGTGCAAGCATTCTTATTATAGTCTTTGCTCCTAAGTGCTACATTGTTTTGTTTAGGCCAGAGTTGAACACACTTCCTCACAACAGGGATAAAAGATACCACAGGAACaaaaatttacttaaaacataGTTCACATGATTCTTCAACTAAATTGGAGTTTTCTAGGTCTCAACTATTATGACAGTCAAAGATAAAGTTATGGTATGTTTTTCTTATGATAGCTTCGTGGACATACATTCTCACCAAATATTCTATCCATAGCTTGCTTCCCTGGAACCAAATGATGAAGTATGTAATAAATTTCACACACTGTGACTTCCATATTAAACTTCATACCACAATATTCCTCATaacatttcacattttcaaatctcttattttatataaattaatcattttttgTCCAAATATCCTCCCCGTCCTAATCCACTCTGTGTCTGTttcacattccatacctcctaccctatctccatgaggatgtccccaccctgccATGTCTAACCCCACAAGACCTACACACTCCCTGAGCCCTCCAGTCCCTTGATGGTTAGGTGTATCTTCACTGAATGAGTCTAGCcctgacagtcctctgctatatatgtgttggggacctcatattagcaagtgtatgctgcctggttccTGGCCcagagtctgagagatctctggcaTCCAGGGAAGTTGAGATTgttggttctcctacagggtcgccctcctccttagcttcttccagcttttccataattcaaccacaggggacaGCAGCTTGATTCAGTtctttgtaaataaatatctgtgccACAGACCAGATTCTCTTGGACCCTCTCAGTCCATGGGAATCAGGGATTCTGGCAGGTGTGCATGGAGTCATCGAgtattgacagacagacacaggcatgAGAGAGTATGCTGGATCTGGATGTATTTTGTCCACATGAACACGAGACTTTTAATAcggaacaaaaacaagaaaagccaggcaaacacatctgccaagttacagtgacataaaacaaaaaagaatacatacataaaaatatggcAGGAGCCAGGACTTGTTTACCACTTAATTAAAAATTCAGCTAAACACTGGAGCCAGATGAATACTTTGATGCAAAGCTAGTCTACTGTTAAaaccaccaccaggggttctttagtaaatacctgattatgctattcctctgggcctagtgaagaaacatGTATCAGGGAAATTTCATTCCACTAACTCTTTTATGCGACAAGCCACCTATTTTCTAGGCCAttatgtattcctgtgtttggatgTGACTAGGCTATTGTCCTAAGAAATTACTAttcagactagccctgagcttttctagctctgttctt carries:
- the LOC110315689 gene encoding vomeronasal type-2 receptor 116-like, with the protein product VDQCVRCPETHYASVEKRHCLKKTVTFLSYNDPLGKGITLLSLGFSTVTALVIWVFVDHRGTPIIKANNRSLSYILLITLLLCFLCPLLFIGLPNTATCIMQQYMFGLLFTVALSTVLAKTITVVMAFKITAPGRKIRWLLTSQVPKFVIPICTLIQVLLSVIWLGTSPPFIDKDYHSEHGHIIILCNKGSYIDFYGTLAYLGIMAFGSYFLAFLSRRLPDRFNESKSLSFSMLVFCSIWVMFLPVYHSTSGKVMVAMEMFSILASSASILIIVFAPKCYIVLFRPELNTLPHNRDKRYHRNKNLLKT